One part of the Algibacter sp. L1A34 genome encodes these proteins:
- a CDS encoding HTTM domain-containing protein encodes MKLNISTYLNKTTSAAPLAVFRVFFGIMMCLSIVRFWYNDWIDLLYIQPKFHFTYFGFEFIKPLGVYTYVLFAICGIAAIFVALGFKYRIAIITFFLSFTYIELMDKTTYLNHYYFITLLSFIMIFLPANAHFSVDNIFRRKTYQSIPNWTIDSIKLLLGIVYFYAGLAKLNSDWLFKAMPLKIWLPSKHDLPLIGENLMQQNWFHFAMSWSGMLYDLCIPFLLLYKKTRWFAFILVVVFHVFTRVLFPIGMFPFIMIVSTLIFFDASFHQNIIRLLKRLLNVLSLWKPSLQASKLNVYSQFQLKSKSLIILLFVLFFSIQLVFPFRYLVYPNELFWTEEGYRFSWRVMLMEKMGIATFKIVDADTGRFFYVNNKDFLTPFQEKQMSFQPDFILEYAHYLGDHFTEQGHKNVQVFVESYVALNGRLSAPYINKTVDLYAEKESFKPKHWILPFKDDIKGL; translated from the coding sequence ATGAAATTGAACATAAGCACATATCTAAATAAAACTACAAGCGCAGCCCCATTGGCTGTGTTTCGTGTTTTCTTTGGTATCATGATGTGCTTAAGTATTGTGCGGTTTTGGTATAACGATTGGATCGATTTACTGTATATACAACCCAAGTTTCACTTTACGTATTTCGGATTTGAATTTATAAAACCACTAGGCGTTTATACCTATGTATTGTTTGCAATTTGCGGTATCGCAGCCATTTTTGTGGCTTTGGGTTTTAAATATAGGATAGCCATTATTACATTCTTTTTAAGCTTTACTTACATTGAATTAATGGATAAAACCACGTATTTAAATCATTACTATTTTATTACTTTATTGAGTTTTATAATGATTTTTCTTCCTGCTAATGCGCATTTTTCTGTAGATAATATATTCCGAAGAAAAACATATCAAAGCATACCAAATTGGACTATTGATAGCATAAAACTTCTATTAGGTATTGTTTATTTTTATGCAGGTTTGGCAAAGCTTAATAGCGATTGGTTATTTAAAGCCATGCCTTTAAAAATTTGGTTGCCTTCAAAACACGATTTACCGCTTATTGGCGAAAACCTCATGCAGCAAAATTGGTTTCATTTCGCGATGAGCTGGAGTGGTATGCTTTACGATTTATGTATTCCGTTTTTATTATTGTACAAAAAAACACGCTGGTTTGCCTTTATTTTAGTGGTTGTTTTTCATGTGTTTACTCGGGTTTTATTTCCTATTGGTATGTTTCCATTTATTATGATTGTTTCAACTTTAATATTTTTCGATGCTAGTTTTCATCAGAATATTATAAGGCTTTTAAAACGCCTATTAAATGTGTTATCTCTGTGGAAGCCGTCATTGCAAGCAAGCAAATTAAATGTTTATTCCCAGTTTCAACTTAAAAGTAAATCACTCATTATTCTATTATTTGTGCTGTTTTTCAGTATTCAATTGGTGTTTCCTTTTCGTTATTTAGTATACCCAAACGAGTTGTTTTGGACCGAAGAAGGGTATCGTTTTTCATGGCGCGTTATGCTTATGGAAAAAATGGGTATTGCAACGTTTAAGATTGTAGATGCCGATACAGGACGCTTTTTTTACGTAAACAATAAAGATTTTTTAACCCCTTTTCAGGAAAAACAAATGAGTTTTCAACCGGATTTTATTCTGGAATACGCACATTATTTAGGCGATCACTTTACAGAGCAAGGACACAAAAATGTTCAGGTTTTTGTTGAAAGCTACGTCGCATTAAACGGCAGATTAAGTGCTCCATATATCAATAAAACCGTAGATTTGTACGCGGAAAAAGAATCATTTAAACCAAAACATTGGATTTTACCATTTAAGGATGACATTAAAGGACTTTAA
- a CDS encoding DUF4856 domain-containing protein, translating to MKKIIFSLFVASALFQSCSSDDDGGGSSQVEAPTTYTFLRDGNSSVSYSGQTTRILMAEELISGLKVETNTVEVLDAMFAHIEGASDFSDADLNASDKSVRSKVAASTDFFSANTTEANEIKADFDGWIASQVDDVFPNWSFTASAGVAGALQQAGGGTTRYLNENGLEYNQAFAKGLIGGLMIDQILNNYLSPAVLDAGTNIADNDSEVLEEGKTYTSMEHKWDEAFGYLYGSEADAANPVLDVDQFLSEYLDRVEADEDFTGIASKIYNAFILGRAAIVANNYTVRDAQAEIIKENISVIPAVRAVYYLQSGKNNLGVDNASAFHGLSEAYGFIYSLQFTRQPNSSLPYLTKTEVDGYLAELMEGNGFWDVTTNTLDEILDEISAKFGFTTEEASN from the coding sequence ATGAAAAAAATAATATTCAGTCTTTTTGTAGCATCGGCATTATTTCAATCTTGTTCAAGTGATGATGATGGAGGTGGAAGCTCTCAAGTAGAAGCACCAACAACATATACCTTTTTAAGAGATGGGAATTCGTCGGTAAGTTATAGCGGACAAACCACAAGAATTTTAATGGCAGAAGAATTAATTTCTGGATTAAAAGTTGAAACAAATACAGTAGAAGTTTTAGATGCTATGTTTGCTCATATAGAAGGAGCAAGTGATTTTAGTGATGCAGATTTAAATGCATCGGATAAAAGTGTACGTAGTAAAGTAGCTGCTTCAACAGATTTTTTCTCAGCAAACACTACAGAAGCTAACGAAATTAAAGCTGATTTTGACGGATGGATTGCTTCTCAAGTTGATGATGTTTTTCCTAACTGGAGTTTTACGGCATCTGCAGGAGTAGCTGGGGCTTTACAACAAGCTGGTGGTGGTACAACACGTTACTTAAACGAAAACGGATTAGAATATAATCAAGCTTTTGCTAAAGGTTTAATTGGTGGATTAATGATCGATCAAATCCTTAACAACTATTTAAGCCCTGCAGTTTTAGATGCAGGTACAAATATTGCAGATAATGATAGTGAGGTTTTAGAAGAAGGTAAAACATACACTTCTATGGAACATAAATGGGATGAAGCTTTTGGATATTTATACGGTAGCGAAGCAGATGCTGCTAATCCTGTTTTAGATGTAGATCAGTTTTTAAGTGAATATTTAGATCGCGTTGAAGCAGATGAAGATTTTACAGGTATAGCTTCTAAAATATACAATGCTTTTATATTAGGTCGTGCTGCAATTGTAGCTAACAACTATACAGTTCGTGATGCTCAAGCAGAGATTATTAAAGAAAATATTTCAGTAATACCAGCAGTTAGAGCGGTATACTATTTACAATCAGGAAAAAATAATTTAGGTGTAGATAATGCATCTGCATTTCATGGTTTATCTGAGGCTTACGGATTTATTTACAGTCTTCAATTTACAAGACAACCAAATTCAAGTTTACCTTATTTAACAAAAACAGAAGTAGATGGGTATTTAGCAGAACTTATGGAAGGTAATGGTTTCTGGGATGTTACGACTAATACTTTAGATGAAATTTTAGATGAGATTTCTGCTAAATTTGGCTTTACAACAGAAGAAGCCTCTAACTAG
- a CDS encoding TonB-dependent receptor domain-containing protein, whose protein sequence is MTLKDFKIILALLISALGFAQHNVSGMVTFSKTNTPVADVKVYDKTSGVLATTDNSGFFKFETAKKELTLVFFSFEYAVEEVTIQTENASILNITLKDLTQNLSEVEITARKQRIFELKRLNDVEGTAIYAGKKTEVVLVEQSMANLASNNARQIYSQVAGLNIYQNDDAGLQLNIGGRGLDPNRTANFNTRQNGYDISADVLGYPESYYTPASEGLSEIQVIRGAASLQYGTQFGGLINFKMKEPNPNKPLEVITRNTLGSYGLYTNFTSVSGTKNKWSYYSYFNYKKGDGFRPNSEFESKNVFAHLGYQFNEKTKLTGEITYMRYLAQQAGGLTDAMFNEDPYQSNRARNWFQVDWLLYNLKLDHKFSDKTNFTFNFFGLNASRDALGFRTNRVSQVDSNQERDLIKGDFKNFGFESRLLTKYKAFNKDATFLIGSKFYKADNYQEQGPASDGIGPDFDFANDDYPNYPNQSQFDLPNLNVSVFGENIFYLTDKFSVTPGFRFEYIKTQSEGFYKNINTDAAGNVIFEETVEDNQNFERSFILLGLGLSYKPNTNFEAYGNVSQNYRSVTFSDINIDNPAFLISPDITDEEGFTTDLGIRGNFNNIVSYDLGVFGLFYKKRIGFVTIVDTDGSIKNERGNIGDAVMYGVESLFDFNLKKIFNLNNNVKLNYFINTSVINSEYTNSEKAGVKGNKVEFVPDLNLKMGLNGGYKNLLANIQYSYLGSQFTDATNSVTASESGVVGEIPEYDILDVSLSYSYKNFKLETGINNVLDNAYFTRRATGYPGPGIIPSSPRNWYTTLQIKF, encoded by the coding sequence ATGACATTAAAGGACTTTAAAATTATACTAGCACTTTTAATTAGTGCGTTAGGTTTTGCACAGCACAACGTTTCAGGAATGGTTACTTTTTCAAAAACAAATACACCAGTGGCCGATGTAAAAGTTTACGATAAAACATCGGGAGTTCTTGCAACTACTGATAATTCTGGGTTTTTCAAGTTTGAAACTGCTAAAAAAGAATTAACCTTGGTGTTTTTCTCTTTTGAATATGCAGTGGAAGAAGTTACCATTCAAACCGAAAACGCTTCAATCTTAAATATTACTTTAAAAGATTTAACTCAGAATTTATCTGAAGTTGAAATTACAGCACGTAAGCAACGCATTTTCGAATTAAAACGTTTAAATGATGTTGAGGGTACTGCTATCTATGCCGGTAAAAAAACGGAAGTGGTATTGGTAGAGCAGTCTATGGCGAATTTAGCATCTAATAATGCTAGACAAATTTATAGTCAAGTAGCAGGTTTAAATATTTACCAGAATGACGATGCTGGATTGCAGTTAAATATTGGTGGTCGTGGTTTAGACCCAAATCGTACAGCTAACTTTAATACTAGACAAAATGGTTACGATATCAGTGCTGATGTTTTAGGATATCCAGAAAGTTATTACACACCAGCTTCGGAGGGTTTATCAGAAATTCAGGTGATTCGCGGTGCAGCTTCATTACAATATGGAACGCAGTTTGGAGGCTTAATTAATTTTAAAATGAAAGAACCAAACCCCAATAAACCACTAGAAGTGATTACTAGAAATACTTTGGGGAGTTATGGGTTGTACACCAATTTTACAAGTGTTAGCGGTACCAAAAACAAATGGAGTTATTACAGTTATTTCAACTATAAAAAAGGAGATGGTTTTCGTCCAAATTCTGAGTTTGAATCTAAAAATGTATTCGCACATTTAGGGTATCAATTTAACGAAAAAACCAAGTTAACAGGCGAGATAACCTACATGCGCTATTTAGCCCAACAAGCTGGCGGATTAACGGATGCTATGTTTAATGAAGATCCGTACCAAAGTAACCGCGCTCGAAACTGGTTTCAGGTAGATTGGTTACTTTATAATTTAAAATTAGACCATAAATTTTCTGATAAAACAAATTTTACATTTAACTTTTTTGGATTGAATGCTTCTCGTGATGCTTTAGGTTTTAGAACCAACCGAGTGAGTCAAGTAGATTCTAACCAAGAACGCGATTTAATTAAAGGTGATTTTAAAAACTTTGGTTTCGAGTCGCGTTTGCTTACCAAATACAAAGCGTTTAATAAAGATGCTACATTTTTAATTGGTTCTAAATTTTACAAAGCCGATAACTATCAAGAACAAGGTCCGGCTAGTGATGGTATTGGTCCAGATTTTGATTTTGCCAACGACGATTATCCTAATTATCCAAACCAATCTCAATTCGATTTACCTAACTTAAATGTTTCTGTTTTTGGTGAAAATATTTTTTATCTAACAGATAAGTTTTCGGTAACACCAGGTTTTAGGTTTGAATATATAAAAACCCAAAGTGAAGGATTTTATAAAAACATAAATACCGATGCTGCTGGGAATGTTATTTTTGAAGAAACGGTTGAAGATAACCAAAACTTTGAGCGTTCGTTTATTTTATTAGGTTTAGGGCTAAGTTATAAGCCTAATACAAACTTTGAAGCTTATGGAAATGTATCCCAAAATTATCGTTCGGTGACATTTTCTGATATAAATATTGATAATCCTGCGTTTTTAATTAGTCCAGATATTACCGACGAAGAAGGGTTTACAACCGATTTAGGTATTCGTGGAAATTTCAATAATATAGTGTCTTACGATTTGGGTGTTTTTGGACTGTTCTATAAAAAACGAATAGGTTTTGTTACAATAGTCGATACCGATGGAAGTATTAAAAACGAACGTGGAAATATTGGAGATGCTGTAATGTATGGAGTAGAATCTTTATTCGATTTTAATTTGAAGAAAATTTTCAACTTAAATAATAATGTTAAGCTTAATTATTTTATAAATACATCGGTTATTAATTCTGAATATACCAATTCTGAAAAAGCAGGTGTTAAAGGAAATAAAGTAGAGTTTGTTCCCGATTTAAACTTAAAAATGGGACTTAACGGTGGTTATAAAAACCTATTGGCTAATATTCAATATAGTTATTTAGGAAGCCAGTTTACCGATGCTACAAACTCTGTAACAGCTAGTGAAAGCGGTGTTGTAGGTGAAATTCCTGAGTACGATATTTTAGATGTATCGCTTTCTTACAGCTATAAAAATTTCAAACTAGAAACAGGCATTAATAATGTTTTAGATAACGCATATTTTACGCGCAGAGCTACTGGTTATCCAGGACCTGGAATTATTCCTTCATCACCAAGAAATTGGTATACCACATTACAGATTAAATTTTAA
- a CDS encoding imelysin family protein has product MIKKIFLAVIALIFIVACSSSSSDDSPSVSPDNFDRGALLTNLADNIIIPAYQDLSTKLETLTADKDAFVADANQTNLDNLRASWLEAYKVWQHVEMFNIGKAEELTYSFQMNIYPVSTTDVEANISAGNADLTHVNNNDAVGFPAVDYMLYGVADSDAAILTKYEDDKYKAYLSDLVNQMESLTETVLTDWTSSYRATFVSSTSNTVTSSLNKFVNDYVNYYESGLRSRKIGIPAGIFSGGNLFPDKVEGYYSQEFSMVLALEALKAVQDTFNGTGYNNSTSDNSLKSYLDYLNVDEDGDDLGSLINSQLDLSRSKIKVLDDSFSDQIETDNTKMTLAYDDLQRAVVLFKVDMMGALQIGLDAGYIDNDGD; this is encoded by the coding sequence ATGATTAAAAAGATTTTTTTAGCAGTAATAGCCTTAATATTTATCGTGGCATGTAGTTCATCATCATCAGATGATAGTCCATCGGTAAGTCCCGATAATTTTGATAGAGGCGCCTTATTGACCAATTTGGCAGATAATATTATTATTCCTGCGTATCAAGATTTATCTACTAAATTAGAAACTTTAACGGCAGATAAAGATGCTTTCGTAGCTGATGCAAATCAAACTAATTTAGATAACTTAAGAGCATCTTGGTTAGAAGCTTATAAAGTTTGGCAACATGTTGAAATGTTCAATATTGGTAAAGCTGAAGAGTTAACCTATAGTTTTCAAATGAACATCTATCCGGTTTCTACAACAGATGTTGAAGCTAATATTTCTGCTGGAAATGCCGATTTAACGCACGTTAATAATAACGATGCCGTTGGTTTCCCTGCTGTAGATTATATGCTTTACGGTGTTGCAGATAGTGATGCTGCTATTTTAACTAAATATGAAGATGATAAGTATAAAGCTTATTTATCAGATTTAGTAAACCAAATGGAAAGCTTAACCGAAACAGTTTTAACAGATTGGACTTCTAGCTACCGTGCAACTTTTGTTAGCTCGACTTCCAATACAGTAACGAGTTCTTTAAATAAGTTTGTAAATGATTATGTAAATTATTATGAAAGTGGTTTACGCTCAAGAAAAATTGGTATTCCTGCCGGAATATTTTCAGGAGGTAATTTGTTCCCAGATAAAGTAGAAGGATATTACAGTCAAGAATTTTCTATGGTTTTGGCTTTAGAAGCTCTTAAAGCAGTTCAAGATACTTTCAACGGAACAGGTTATAATAACTCAACTTCCGATAATAGTTTAAAATCTTATTTAGATTATCTAAATGTAGATGAGGATGGAGATGATCTGGGTTCTTTAATAAATAGTCAATTAGATTTATCTCGTAGTAAAATTAAAGTTTTAGACGATAGTTTTTCTGATCAAATTGAAACTGATAATACAAAAATGACTTTAGCTTACGATGATTTACAAAGAGCGGTTGTTCTATTTAAAGTTGATATGATGGGAGCTTTACAAATAGGTCTCGATGCTGGTTATATAGATAACGACGGCGATTAA
- a CDS encoding outer membrane beta-barrel protein yields MLIVNLLPSVGNSIDNEISAIVRTGKGRDFFNFKLSTDFDNSDTDSKNYSENILFQKGTTQIQDQIRSTENTTSNINFNGYWFKELFTNFRIIPKYSATIYHNKNEKNVFDFNETDNDYTDFNAQQSFDSKYVTTTLKPALRFRYEYKDFRFEVEGAYTNTFRKYTDELIAERNFNAEFDYITYSSRVRYRDEKGYKNISLNYNQNVDLPSSTQLQPVADVSNQTHIYTGNPDLEPGLSHNLRFRYQNNIAFNNITINAETKAVFVEDKIINSTITDADLIKYTTYDNINGDYSLSGNASISKSYFSQNTNINMSAKFAASYDNNISIQNGVKFSGKNTVYKPSVGFKYSYNNKFDFGINYSYSVNETLYDTDAFNDNEYFVQNLKFDSSIFFLKNVFFSNKVAYTYNSRVGDEFDGDAVFWNAGLGVQLWDNKGTLTLVGYDILGKNNGYRRSVTETYIQDIENKILEQYFMVTFSYKFGRIAGQNMNVRPSRSGGGGRTGGGGRGR; encoded by the coding sequence ATGCTAATAGTGAATCTTCTTCCTTCAGTAGGGAACAGCATTGATAATGAAATAAGTGCTATTGTAAGAACGGGAAAAGGGCGCGATTTTTTCAATTTTAAATTAAGTACAGATTTTGATAATTCGGATACGGATTCTAAAAATTATTCTGAGAATATATTGTTTCAAAAGGGGACTACGCAAATTCAAGATCAGATTCGAAGTACTGAAAATACAACTTCAAATATTAATTTTAATGGATATTGGTTTAAAGAATTGTTTACTAATTTCAGAATTATACCAAAGTATAGTGCTACTATTTACCATAATAAAAATGAGAAAAACGTTTTTGATTTTAATGAAACCGATAACGATTATACAGATTTTAATGCGCAACAAAGTTTTGATAGTAAATACGTAACTACAACGCTAAAGCCTGCATTAAGATTTAGATATGAGTATAAAGATTTTAGATTTGAAGTAGAAGGAGCGTATACCAATACCTTTAGAAAATATACTGATGAGCTAATTGCTGAAAGAAATTTTAATGCAGAATTCGATTACATAACCTATTCTAGTAGAGTTCGTTATCGAGATGAAAAAGGCTATAAAAATATATCTTTAAATTATAATCAAAATGTAGATTTGCCTTCATCAACACAATTACAACCTGTTGCCGATGTGAGTAACCAAACGCATATTTATACTGGTAATCCAGATTTAGAACCAGGTTTAAGTCATAATTTAAGATTCCGTTATCAAAACAATATTGCTTTTAATAACATTACTATTAATGCTGAAACGAAAGCAGTGTTTGTGGAAGATAAAATTATTAACTCGACCATTACAGATGCCGATTTAATTAAGTACACCACTTATGATAACATAAATGGCGATTATTCACTTAGTGGTAATGCCTCTATTTCTAAATCGTATTTCAGTCAAAACACAAATATTAATATGAGTGCTAAGTTTGCGGCATCATACGATAACAATATTTCTATTCAAAATGGGGTTAAATTTTCAGGTAAAAATACAGTTTATAAGCCTTCTGTAGGTTTTAAATATTCTTACAATAATAAATTCGATTTCGGAATTAATTACAGCTACTCTGTAAATGAAACTTTATATGATACGGACGCTTTTAACGATAACGAATATTTTGTTCAAAATTTAAAATTCGACAGCTCTATTTTCTTTTTAAAGAATGTATTCTTCTCTAATAAAGTTGCCTATACTTATAATAGTAGAGTAGGAGACGAATTTGATGGTGATGCTGTATTTTGGAATGCAGGATTGGGTGTGCAACTTTGGGATAATAAGGGAACATTAACCTTGGTAGGGTATGATATTTTGGGGAAAAATAATGGCTATCGTCGTTCGGTTACAGAAACCTACATTCAAGATATAGAAAATAAAATTTTAGAACAATATTTTATGGTAACCTTTTCGTATAAGTTTGGTAGAATTGCGGGACAAAACATGAATGTTAGACCTAGTCGTAGCGGTGGTGGTGGACGTACCGGAGGCGGCGGACGAGGTCGATAA
- a CDS encoding carboxypeptidase-like regulatory domain-containing protein: MKHSFLLLFLACSTSLFAQRFTLEGQVKDPDAITLEGATVYVQSLKDSITMAYGITNKTGQFSININAEEETKLLFNVAYLGYQPYSKDIDVPTENKFDMGTVTLSDQIEQLNVISIIGKAPPIVIKKDTIEYNADSFKTLANDRAEDLLKKLPGVEFDIDGNITVNGVAVEAINVDGMEFFGEKMGDIALKNLPSNVISKVQVTDYKTNLQKFTGEESDSGTKEINIKIKKGKNTAFFGDLNGGVGTDDKYQANANLFQMIDGKQIGFISGTNNINMRRGFTALPDAKSSTGYVESDFIGANYSKGKWDETRVNANYKYSASNVDNSSFRFRDYFLPNLNYTTETVSNSTTDSDNHSGDLDLKFIIPSKNNKSSNKIQLSNDLKFNRDTSDSFSQSTTESNSKDGSAISDYNANSESSSFSREQH, from the coding sequence TTGAAACATTCATTTCTATTACTTTTTTTAGCTTGTAGTACCTCGCTATTTGCTCAACGTTTTACTTTAGAAGGCCAAGTAAAAGATCCAGACGCCATAACTTTAGAGGGCGCCACAGTTTATGTACAAAGCCTTAAAGACAGTATTACCATGGCTTATGGTATTACTAATAAAACAGGGCAATTCTCAATAAATATTAATGCGGAAGAAGAAACAAAACTTTTATTTAATGTTGCTTATTTGGGTTACCAACCGTATTCTAAAGATATTGATGTGCCTACGGAAAATAAATTTGATATGGGCACCGTTACCTTATCCGATCAAATAGAACAATTAAATGTTATTTCTATTATAGGTAAAGCACCACCAATTGTTATTAAAAAAGATACTATTGAATATAATGCCGATAGTTTTAAAACATTGGCTAATGATCGTGCTGAAGATTTACTAAAAAAACTGCCAGGCGTAGAGTTTGATATAGACGGAAATATTACTGTAAACGGTGTGGCTGTAGAAGCTATTAACGTAGATGGTATGGAGTTTTTTGGTGAAAAAATGGGCGATATTGCTCTTAAAAATTTACCAAGTAACGTAATTAGTAAAGTTCAGGTTACCGATTATAAAACCAATTTACAAAAGTTTACAGGTGAAGAGTCCGACTCGGGAACAAAAGAGATCAACATTAAAATTAAAAAAGGTAAGAATACAGCCTTTTTTGGCGATTTAAATGGAGGAGTAGGGACCGATGATAAGTATCAAGCTAATGCTAATTTGTTTCAAATGATAGATGGTAAACAAATTGGGTTTATCTCCGGAACCAATAATATAAATATGCGTCGTGGTTTTACCGCCTTACCCGATGCCAAATCGAGTACCGGTTATGTCGAATCCGATTTTATAGGCGCTAATTATTCAAAAGGAAAATGGGACGAAACACGCGTTAATGCAAATTATAAATACAGCGCAAGTAATGTAGATAATAGCAGTTTCCGTTTTCGAGATTACTTTTTACCAAACTTAAATTACACGACAGAAACGGTAAGTAACAGCACTACAGATAGTGACAACCATAGTGGCGATTTGGACTTAAAATTTATAATTCCTTCAAAAAACAACAAATCGTCTAATAAAATACAACTCTCTAACGATCTTAAATTTAATCGTGATACCAGCGATTCTTTTTCACAATCTACAACAGAGTCAAATTCTAAAGATGGAAGTGCTATAAGTGATTATAATGCTAATAGTGAATCTTCTTCCTTCAGTAGGGAACAGCATTGA